The genomic window agctgtgttagtttaaatattattgcatttagctattattaaacttaattataaaaatatattctattatttattagaaatgtattttaatcctataacattttttaagcatgtgcaattttataatttaaaaacattcttatttcttaataaaccacagaatatttttttactgtaagtttgataatatctaaaatcattctatttattataatgtataaacagcacatttaaatgaaaactgcgttttataatatttagttatataatacacttaagATGCTATTGACTACTGAGATGTCAttctctattatatttatatatttggaataaaaaaatattttaacagctGTTTTTAAGAACAAACATTGGTAGATATCTAATTctgaattatatttgaataatttcttTAGTTCAACTTGAATAAAATTGGCATATCATCAATTTAGaaactgaaaaattaattttgttggtCTCAGtttcatttgaaaatgtcAGTCAAgttcttagaaaaataaaaaacagaaaGTTTTTCaaaggaaatttttttttttttgagaaatactTAATCTACAATCTGTACAAGTTGATTTGAATGGACTTTATGGTTAGGGAAAACTGTTCATCAACAgtatcttttaatttaacttaatgttgttttagaggagacgatttttttttattattatttaaatactaaataagagTTTTTTGgcaattttcttttaagtcCTCTCGGTGAGTGGTTGGAAAAGGTAATCaatgttataggtacattagttaaatttaaaatggataataattcataatatcttttgaaaattctagttccaaattttttctttgttatggttttagtcaataattaaatacttttatgaatatttttattttataaaattggtacatgtttaaaacaataatataatacaactataaagtggaatatctataatataatttcttctaacccaattaaaattcttttaaatagtataacataaaaataatgacaaatagttaaaaaaatttaaaataaatcattttgataagtttaaaatagaaatgaatacaattaatataccaagtaatatataagtcacaataagaaaaataaataaaataatacaaatatatgattattaataaaaatcaacctAATCATTATACTTATCTAAAGCATAACTAATATCCTCTGGGCTGACATTGAGGGATACTTTACGGAATATGTCccatctttttttttccaaaaaaattagACCGCTATCTCTTAATCGGTATGCAATTATAAGCACTTGTTGCTCATTTGGCAATTCTTCacctaatatatatcatgataaaaaaaattacctttcAAATATCTATCATATTTATAGTAGTACTATAAAAAAGTACCTTCAAGCAAGCAAATGCTTTTCAGTTGTGTATAAACTGAGTCAATAGTACTATGCTCAATACCCGTACTAGATGTTAGATCACTTAGAGCTCTGAGAAAATATTGTTCTAAAATACAACAACACCtgaaagaattatttataatttaatattttcttgataaaactaatgtataaactattgttttctaagtttaaattcttaaattaagcggattaaatgaattatttgctattaatcaataaaaatatatcataagaattaaatacctaaatgaTCAGTATAGCtggaatttataataagcctctttttaatagatattttctaCTTAagctaaataaaactattaaatacacctaactctaataataaaaaagtttgaatagaaataaatacattaattacatttttttcattaataaaacaactcACATTTATCAGTAAGAAACTAAATATCTgtggattaatattaatttaataacaatggcAGTGCCGTAACAGTAATGAGAAAGCAATCCCCGCGGCGTCGTCGGTTAAACaggaaaaaaaagaatattaacatTCCATTGTCTATCAGTCTATTCTATAATCATCAAActggtaaatatttaacaacgtTGCATACTGACTATTATAATTCCAAAATATGAGtactaaaagtattaaatttaattacaataatattacaaaagatgtaaaaatattatacctgatAGCAGTTACACGAACACCAGaaagtattgaatttaacACCTGATCAACATGCTTAATGGTTATTAATTGTGAATCATCTTCTGgcttaattaaatcaatagcTCGACGGCATATGTCTAGAGCTCTTCTTGCATCACCTGATATTGCTGCTACTTTTCTAATATGGAAATAgacatgtttttaaattaaatattgaagttaTTAAAAACTCTATTACCTTGCAACCAATTGAACAGCGTCTGGATCAAATGTAGAATTTCCTATCAACCTATTCATGATTATTTCTTGTAACTGCTGGAATGTGTATGGCTTAAATACTAATCGGGTCAATCCCTAAAAACCaaatgaaataacaataaattatctaacaatttatactatttatatatttcatatttttatcattttttctatgtatattattatttatcactcATATAtccattatattcattatatttaccaaAAGAATGTTTATctgttgatttaaaattaaataaataaataataatgtataatctacCATTCTACTAGTGACACATCCTCGTAATACTCGTTCGGGCAAATCCATTGTATTTGCAATTGTTATTACAACCACTTTTGAACCAGTTTGACTAGGCCaatcaagtatattatatacaacatcTTGTTTACGATTACAAATATGGTCcacctaataaattaaagttgaataattaaaaataatttactaagtaTGTAAgacttaagtataataaattacttcatcaactaataaaattgtagacaattctttaacttttttgtttgaaaaatagtcATTAAGAAGTGTTTGAGCTCGAGAAGATGATACTGTTTCCCCCATTAACTCTTTCCATATGACTGAAAATGCTTGATGTGGATTGGCAAGCCTTAAGCCATTTATTTCaacaaactaaattaaatattaattcataccAGGTTACAAATCACAtggtaaaaaatactattaaaaggtattagttaaatttaaaattactttaaaactgtgtttcattaataaatcagCATTTAGTGAATCTATTACTCTCTTAACTGTAGCTGTTTTTCCAGTACCAGGAACACCACTAATATACATACtcctatataagtatagtgtaaacaaatgaatattattaaaaagtgtattatagtaaacaatattgaatataacattaatttaccCTGTCAACtcatcattaatttttctaaccaAAAAAGaatgtatagatttatattcaaattctctGCATGGTAAATGTTTAGGAGCAGCATGCAAATGTAAATTTGCTCTTGCTTTTTCTAAAGGACTACACGGAACCCTTGCTCCACTATCCAATCTTTTGCTCACTGATGCTGTCAAGTTTTTAACATGTGTctaataaacataacattaaaacttgt from Aphis gossypii isolate Hap1 chromosome 1, ASM2018417v2, whole genome shotgun sequence includes these protein-coding regions:
- the LOC114126294 gene encoding origin recognition complex subunit 1-like isoform X12, with the protein product MVKTSSEINTTPCTRLRLKNELSSSRRSLRYKSTDEIPNECDSHINSSKKKTPQSTKKVKNENDEDNRNVVNSKLCGIKLKIKRIDELNYVSTSSPNTLKMTNTKLQDNKLHKMPCLPITPKKNSRKSLRWSERYDDDVKNLVEAIIDGDITDTEDELNEDELNMPKRQSQRISSSFYRKSNGMSNILSTKRLRKSVDRFGDVIDLNEIEIPESPERKRMGQPVDEHINTPKRNKKGRKISIIEKDENADFNIDVSKTPINNKKGRKISINDEDKNAGIDIETWRTPKKKHLRQSVTPRSGSKARRSILQDIPENKEIEISTPKTPRKTPKTHVKNLTASVSKRLDSGARVPCSPLEKARANLHLHAAPKHLPCREFEYKSIHSFLVRKINDELTGSMYISGVPGTGKTATVKRVIDSLNADLLMKHSFKFVEINGLRLANPHQAFSVIWKELMGETVSSSRAQTLLNDYFSNKKVKELSTILLVDEVDHICNRKQDVVYNILDWPSQTGSKVVVITIANTMDLPERVLRGCVTSRMGLTRLVFKPYTFQQLQEIIMNRLIGNSTFDPDAVQLVARKVAAISGDARRALDICRRAIDLIKPEDDSQLITIKHVDQVLNSILSGVRVTAIRCCCILEQYFLRALSDLTSSTGIEHSTIDSVYTQLKSICLLEGEELPNEQQVLIIAYRLRDSGLIFLEKKRWDIFRKVSLNVSPEDISYALDKYND